A stretch of DNA from Mugil cephalus isolate CIBA_MC_2020 chromosome 12, CIBA_Mcephalus_1.1, whole genome shotgun sequence:
GCTCTGTTCCGGGGCGGCGCAGGAGGCGTTTCCGGCCTGGAGAAGCAAGCCGAGGCTCTGAGAGTGAAGAACGCCGTCTACTGCGCCGTTATCTTCTGCGAGTTCCTCAAAGAGCTGGCGGCTTTGGCCCAAGAGCACGCCGTCACTCTGCCCTTCCCTCAGAGCCAGGAGGCAGAGGAATAGACGGATTTATTTTAGCGTCCTGGCCTCGTTTTCATCATGTTCAGGCTGTAAAAAGAGTTATATAGAATTCTCCCATCACCAGAGGACAGACTGGAGCACTGAGACTTCTCCGCCAGCAAAGTGAATTGACTCCAAGAGGGAACACGGTGACACTTTTGTACCAAAATTATTATAGGACACCTATAGGACTGGAAGATTTTTTCCTCATCTGTAAACATATTGTGCATATCATGTATTATATTTACATTCTATACACAGAAAATCTCAGTAAATACTGGAGATTTGGGAGCTTGTATATACACGTACCATGTCGTGGTATAATGTGACACTGTAAAGCCACAGGTAAAAGAAGTAGGTGCACACATCGGTGCTAGGGGTTTTTCTTTTAAGCTGAAAGGGTGCTTTCAGGTggcacaaaaggaaaaaggttTAATCCACAACAGAATTTAAgacaaacaccaaaaaaaaaaaaaagaaagaaatttgtTTTGCAAGAAAACATTGAAAGTGTAGGCGGGTCAATCAGCAGCAAAGTGACCCAATCATTTCAAAACATCTCTGCTTCAACAAGCCTCGCTTTCACCGGAGCTTTTCATCCTCCGTCAAGGACtggtcaaaagaaaaaaaaagaaaaaagaaatgttcccGGTAACACTGGAGCGCCACGAGTGTCCATttactttaacaaaaaaaaaaaaaaggctgcactgTTGGAAATGCTCGATGAATGAGAACTGGAAACGCAGAGGTTGTGGGAGAATCAGCAGGATCGCCACAAATGTACTGGAAAACTTTTGGGTAATTAATGCcattaaggtttttttttttttttttttttctttgtcttttgaaTTTGCACCATTTTCTAGACATATCAGCAACATGTGGGAGCAGGTGTGtctgtcattgtgtgtgtgtgcgtgtgtgtgattgatttaaaatgaatgactcCTTTCCAAAAGGTGACACCAACTCTTCAGGCCATTATTAAGCCATTCACCTGTTGCCATAAAAGAGGCCGTGggatagaagaaaaaaaaaaaaaggctgcactgCTTTACGAGTCAAACCTTTTGTGTGTCATTaagtctttttaaaaatatttttttaaagagcgTCGGCTTGATTTCTATTGAAtttgtcaagaaaaaaacaaaacaaaggatcCTAACAGGTCTTAGTTTATGATGTAtctccatctttcttcttcatcttagttttactttcttttgATATATGAACAAACATCCGTTGGTCTTGGAAATTAACatgctgctatttttttcctttttctttgaaaaacaaaacactaactCGTTGTATCATCAGCCAAATAGCTACTATCTTTATTTCTATGTTAGGTACCAAGTATAAATGTGCACGGGAGGATATGGAGGAGTCGATTGTGGTTTAATTTATATTCTGAGGTCGAATGAAGTCACAGCCACAAAGTGTTAAAAGCCAATTACGaaatattgacttttttctttaaattgttGCTTGAATTGTTAAAGGTCTgaaatttcttcttttcttccagtTATTCTCTGCAGGAAGTTAATAAGAAGTTACAGACCTGTAAAATGATGAATTACTTgtatgagtgaagtgttgaatGGTCCTACGACCCAGCTTCTTATCAACTAaagtgttttatcattttaattttttttgcacgtACTAGCCGTTCTGACTCAAACTGCCTGCCATCCTGCGAAGTCTTATCTCTGAAACTTTtgtacgttttattttttttttctccacgacattttcatcttttttttttcagcaagtTGAGGCCTTCGTTCAACTTGTCCAAGccatagcagcagcagcagcagcagcagcggccgcCGCCGTCATGTTTGTAAATGTTCCGTCACGGCTGTGCGTCACTTTTCTATGAATTTCTAGACACATTTCGTAACGACCCAtagttttttaaagaaaatagttCAAAAGTTTCTGCATGCCAGGTTTATAAGTGATAGTCGAATAGTGTTTTGGTTCGTGAAGTCGTACTGAGCTCGAATTAACTTCCACGCTGTAGGTTTTAGTGGTTTAGTGAGTCATCCCGTCGCCTGCGGAGAATCTGCGGCGACAGGTTTCACACTGAATGTTTGCTCTCGGCTAATTCaaataggaaagaaaaaactaaaaaaaaactaaaaaaaaaaaagcttctgtaCTTTTTACCCACTGCCGTCCTTCCATCTGTTCACCTCGTCTGCTGCACATCTGTGTGTTTGGGGCAAAAGTCCCTCTTCAGGTTCCACTTCTCCtgttcatcatcttcttcttcttcttcaagtcAAGATTGTGTTTCGTCTTTTTTCGAGCTATTTTTAAAGAGATTTTCTCAGCTCCTcagtgctctctctctctctctcatgcagCTACAGTCAGTTTTCCGTGACGCGTTCATGAACACCAAAGACAATCTGCCGAACCACACCTGAAACTCAAGACGCCCGTTTAAGCACTCGTAGGCGGTTTAATTTAATGGCACACGATCCGAACACACTGTCATAAACCTCATCCACTTAGCACTTCTTTATGAGTGCTTTCAATGTAGAAGGTGCCATTTAGAAAAAAGGTGCCAATTTAATTTGAGGCTGTGTCCTAATTAAAAAGGGAGCTTCTCAGTAACGCTGAGTTGCAGGATTttggcatttctttttttaattttttggcaTTATAGCTCGTTTACACCAgtaattgatttaatttgtatGTATACAAAAAAAGTCCAGCAAGTTTGCAAGGtggtgtattgtttttttttttttttttttaatataaatatacaaaggGATCACTTCCTACCAGGGACACTGACGTCTTCCCACATCTGTCAAACTGGAAGCAGAGCTTAATTTAATGCAACGCTCACagggaaataaaacaagacagttTGACAAATATAGTCAAGGCTTTGTGGTCGTTGTGATGGATTACTTTATGGCTTTATGGGAGCTGGCTTTCTCCGctggtgggaaaaaataaaataaaaaaacactcccaCCCGTTCAGGCACTAGCAGGGATCGTGGGCACAGCCTGATTTAAATTTGAtgatttaaatttacattaacgAAAGTGATATTTGCCTTTGAAAGCAACTGACGGAACAGTTCGACACGTGCGATCTGTTAACTGTGACGAGTTAAGGCCTTAGAAAagactcttattttgaaaggtgGTTGCTGCTTCCTAAATGACTCCGAACACGTTCGCTCGATCAAATGTTGAttttctgactctgactctgtctgaCAACAATGTTGAGTGGTTAAACCCAAAGCTAAGAAAAGTTGTAATGTCACAGattgtgtaatgttttttgtttgttttttgtcatcattaaaCACTACAGTCGATCAgataatgatttaaaaacataacattttgagattaaaaatcGTGCTTTAGATTTGGAGCTTGTATCATGTTATGTTCAgttcctgtgttgtgttgcgttccAGGGCACATGGAAACCGCGAGCCAAAGTCAccgacttttattttgaagaatcaGCAAAGCCAATAAATCAAAACTAAAGATTCCTTGATGCAAACACGGTGGTTTTATGAGCAGTACGAATGAAATCTCATCTCGAGGGCCGAGAGTTTCCTGAACACGTTGTGCCATGTGTGTGATTTTCCGATGTTCCGtgtgttgatttgttttgctcATCTCTGGGCGCGCGGCTTCTGCAGCATCACGTCTCTCAAAAGCTTTCACTTCTGACATTTCCCTCTCCCCAacccctccttttcctctgtgaTCTATGCAAAACATGCTCTGGTGTCCCCGGTTTGAAGCTGGAAGATGATGTGGACTGATGTGTAAATAgtgtaaaaagaagaaaagacaggaaGGAGTCAAAGCAGCGGGTCAGGATGCAGCGGTGTGAGAAATTAACCAACAGGACGGAATGAAATTAATGTCACGATGAATGTTGTCAgaaatatttttctatattttgaaatcattagagaaaaaaaggacaaaaatgcaAAGTGGGAAAAGCTGTCAGAAGAACACTACAAAgggaatgtttttattaatttataaattCTTTGCCTAGCAATATCTCGTTTGTCCTGGTGTCCTTTCTTTGACTTGTTCGGGTGTTTCCAGTTCATTTTTCCACGGTGGCGCTATGGATTGAAGAAACTATGAGCGCTGTAGCTTTCCATTAATTTGTACAAGAATATTTCTAAACCTAATGGCTTTGAGTCTTAAAATAGCCACTTGTAATGGCTACCATAGCTAGACACTGATTTTTAGTGATGTTCCAGTATCGAAAGTGCAAAAGTATCCGATATTTATCTAACTAATCTTTTGACCCCGACTCCCAGAGATTTAAGTAGGCTGCAGAGCAAAATTCTGCACAGTTTCTGATTTTCGATGAGAATGAGACtgaagatcactttattgatcccctcGGGGGAATCGTTTTGTCCTAAGATAAGAACATATATggaccagacatagacatagagaagtcaaaataaataatgagtataaagaacaaaaaactaatAAGTACTTCCCAGTAACGAGCGAGCTTACAAATAAGTTGTCCAGACACCTAATACTATAAATGCTCCAACTTCCATATAATTTATCAGTTatcatcttttttgttgtttgtttttaccacaTTTAATATCAGttaacacacattaaatgaatatattattAGAGATGCTTTAAAATAGAAGCGGTGGGTCATTATGTATGTCATTATGTAGTGAGACCTCGAGTTTCTGGGGCCTCGCGTTGCACTGAGGCCGCTCATAGCGAGTAAACATGCCAACATCAGCATTCATCGCACAAATACTAAGCAGcgttcattcattatttatcctTTTCGAGGCTGGAGCAGCAGGCTggtatttcagtttttttttttggagtgccCTGTTTacactgatgagccacaacattaaaaccactgacaggagaagttaataacattgatcGTGAtaccatagcaacgacactccctGACgtcagcagacatccccagcaggatgtagcctgacacagacacaaaaagtttaggaacaactcaaaaaaaaacatgaaaaacaggcccctccccttaatcCATAGGAACCCCACTAACAAAATCCTGTTTCCAGGCAACTTCAGAAAACCCATgtcccattctctgatgagtctaatccgttttggatgcacaagggaaacctacacaatattcggaaggtggtcataatgttatgcctgattggtgtatgtgggTTAATGCTTAGAGCTGTGAGTTAATTAGTTACAATAACTAGAAATTCAACATTTTACCATTTTAGAGCACTTATAATTAGCTGTTCCTGCACCATGAGATTAAATGCAGCAGTTCTttgttttatatcattttaatttaaactattttgtatttctattcAGACAATGACTCTTATTACGTTCCACCCACTAACTACTAGAAGaatcattaacaaaaaaaaggaacatttgaTACAAATTTACCAAAACAACTCCAAATTGATTAGTTCCAGCCCCTTAATTGTGAATATTTGTTCATTCTTTATTAATGCATCGGCCAACACTATAAATATTTAGTTGCCTGTCACCGTCACAGAAGCAGAAGCCTAGAGAGTCCATGCAGAAAGAACTGGCTCACACCCAGAACACAGCACGATACCAACCCCAGATATCAATGTTTAATGCCACACGTCAAAGTAAACCTATTACCAACCATCATCTCAGCAACACTGCCCTGCTTTTACATCACATAACACATCTACAGTACGTGACACAGACACGCTTCCTCCTGAAGCCGCAGCCTGTTAATGGATTTACTCTCCACTCTGATGCTTTTCTAAAACACACAGCGTGAGTCCAAGCGAAGTGCAGAATAAACAGCTTGACAACCAAGACAAATGTCAAGTGTGGATGCGCACACTTCTGAGTTTGCATACAGGGGAAACTGGAGTCGACTTGGCCGTGTCCTAGCAACAGCCAAACTGAGGCGCGACGGAGGCACGATGAGTCAAGGAGTGAAGGAGTGGAGGGATGCGATGAAGAAGAGTGGAGCATGGGGTGGTAGCAGCGCTTGCACCTGACTACAGGTAAGACAAGTGTGGTGTATTCTAGAGATGTGCATGTTAGGTTCATTTCTAAACCGACTGTAGATGTGGACTGTTCCTCAACTTTCACCCAGTGCTGACTGGGATAACCCCCCCAGCCGCCTGCAACCTCCTGCAGGATAAGTGGCAACAGATAACGGATTATAAAGTACAATTTGAGAATTATTTGAttcaatatttagtttttgtgcacaAGAAAagataacttttattttaatcatatcAAACGCTGAGCTCTTACTTTTTGCATTAACAACAGTGTTTTTCCTCAACAAATATTCTTAATGTGATGCAGCACTCACAGAAGATGAGTAACTGAGCCTCCCTCATCTATAATGTAGTTTGGTAATGTGAGAAACAGGGTCAGAGACACCAACAGATGGGTGCCTGAGCTACACCTGTTAACTTTCTAAAACATCAAATAACTTCAGAGACAGTGGCTCCGGAACAACTTCCTAATTAAGTAGCTGCGCCTAAATAACTCTAACTAGAAGCTCCCTGTTAGTCATTTATAAACAGTGTTGTTCTTATATAAACAGTATTACTTTcagattattaaattattaatgtgtTAGGTAACTTGTATCGCAACAAGCAGACTTACAGTAGGCTACTCAATGGTTAAAGCATCCATACAGTCAGTGCAAATCACACACTCATTCAAGTACAATCAGCATCAACACCTACTATTAAAGGCCCCTTTAATTCAAACCTGCATTATCTGATGGACAGGTGCAAttcctcattttctcctcttggCTGGATAAGGCTGGTCATATTCAGTACTTTGTTGTGACACGACGAAAAATTCCCTTTCGAGCCAAAagccaacaacaacataaattgGATGGTTCATGGAGTAGATCTTAAAAATAACCTACAGTTCATTCACTTTtatgattcatgttttttttttgtggaggtCTGTGGTCTTAAAGTAATAAGTCAGTAGCATTAATATTAACTGCATACAGCTGACCTCATATCCTATAATCTCCTGTTTAACTACTAACACTGGCCATACATGTAATTAATTATGATTAATATTGTCTGCAGAGTTTTGCAATCCTCAAaagtgcattttaatttaaagtgcaaactttaaagtaaaatgaaaacatctgagCATTTTCCAGCTGATAATAAAGACTTTTAATTGCCCATGAACTTTCTTTCCACTTCGCTTGTTCTTTGTGTTCATGCTGCTTTCAATTATACAACAATTTGAGtctctgttttattcatttcagaCTAAATTCACCAGAGGATCTTATATGTCCGCAAACACTGCTAAAAGCCTGATtcaatagtttttgttttttatgtaaaatataaacTTATCgttcatactgtatgtatatatgggGGAAAAAGTATGGTTTGGGGCCACAGATTTTCTAATATTCGCTCACTTTAAACGCTACTTGCTGTTTATCATATGATGGCTCCCTGGAGTTTCCAGTATTatgacaacacatcacacacaggaCAGGCAGATATCTTTCAGCACGTTTCTCTGCATTACTTTGTTCAGctcatgaataaaatatcaaagCGGGGTCTATTCACAGAACTGGGGAGTTTGAGATGTATTGTTCTATTGACACTTGGGCTGTCTCCTTACCTCCCACTCTTGTACTCACTCTGGATGCTTGTGGCTGTCTGCTGACTTTTGAATTGCTAATAGATTTCTCAGTGCGAAACTTGAAACTTTCGTCGCTGCCCTGTGCAAGTTCTTTCTGCAAGCCAACATGTCTGCTTGCAGAGAAAGAACTTGCATAAAGGAGTTTTTTGCTTGGAAACAGTAACAATCTCATTATAATCTTAATTAATGACAAagcatttcacatttattacaTGAAAGATTTAATTATCCCCTTTGTCTTTCTGCAGGAACTCAAAGTGAATGCTAGAAAACAAACTATAAATCCATTCATGATGTTTGCCAGAAGTCCTTCAGGGAGCAACCCCACCTCCCCAATCCCAGTCCACAGCCCAAGTCCCGATTGCCACTCAGATGGTCTCTCAGCTGCTCTCCTGCCTCAGTCCCCTCCATGCTGGGTGACACAGGCACAGCGCGACCTTGCCCAGGCAGAGGCAGAGCTGTGCCGGCTACAGGAGCGTCACGCCACCGAGACTGAATCCGTGAAGCGGGGAGTAGAGCGAGCCATCCTGGGAGCACGCAGAGAAGAAAGGCGCCTGCTGGAGAGGGTGGAGCAGGACCATCGAGACACTCAGCAGCGTCTGGAGCAGGTCCAAAGAGAGAACATGGCAGCAGCCAGAGTCAGCCAGTCCCTGTTGGACCAAAGGATCCGTAAACTGGCTCAACTTCAGCAAAGGATTCAGAACCTGGGTGGGTCAGTTCTGAGTGAAAGTGGTCCAAACCAAAACCCACTGCATAAGGAAGTCGTAGAGTTCCTACAACCCTGGGAAGTCTCCGTTTCCCTAAAGAAAGTGAACTTCAAACCCAGCTCCCAACCTAATGCTGTCGCCTTTGGAGACATCAGAGTGCAAGAACAAAGTCTCTGCTTGAATGCTGGAGGCTGTGGGCCGAAGGGACAGCCGTGTGCACTCCACTCACAGGAGATTCAGTGTGAGGATACAAACCATCAAGGTTCTGGAAGTGAGATGGGACAGGGTTGGACATCACCAACAGGCAGGGTTCTCAGAAAGATCAGCCTCTCCAACAGGAGTGAGCTAGAATCGGAAGAAGAACAAAGGCTCTCCTCTGCAAAGATATCTCGCTGGCTTCCAAAGTGTGAACAGTCTGACTGGGAGTCATTCCAGGATGATGAGATGGACTCCTTTCAGCCACAGGGGGAAGACGTATTTCTGGCTGTCCCTACGGTACTTAAAAACATTGACAATGAAGAGAAAGACCTGGTGTACAGTATGAATGGTAATGGAAAACAGTACTCTCCCAGGAATCAGAGGAAATTACTCCCTGCAGCCTCTAATCGGAAGCCGTCCCCTTCACCTGAACGAAGACGGGAGCATCTTAAGCTCAGTCACTGCTTCAGTTTAGACAGTCAGGATGGAGATAAAGGAAAAGTGAGTCAAGACTCCAATAGTAGACAGTTTAGGTATGGCAGCGGTGGCTTAACATCCCCCAGAATGAATCCAAGAGACTCGGTGGCCAGTCAAAGTTGCTTAGACCTCACCTGCAGGGGCCGACCTCACTCTTGCCTCAGTCAGTCCTCTGATGAACACTCTCTAGGGACGCTTGGCGACTCTGGTCGAGCACCGTCCCCAACAGACAGCCTCGACTCCAGCTACACTTTCATTGTTAGCCCGTCTCATGACCAGAAGGTGACCAAAAGCCCTTTGAACAGCTGCCGCTTATCAAAGTCTGCAGTAGACTTGACACCCAAGACACGTCCATTGATCAGCGGAGTGTGGAGGGTTAAGCGTAGCGACTTAAATTCCACGTCGAGCTCCACCCCAGCTTCACCAGTTCTCAGTAGGGGACCTAGAGTCTCTGATATGGGGCAGACCCTCTTGTACCCTGCCTATAGAAGTCACCAACCACAGAAGAAAGTCGCAGAGGCTGGATCAAAACAACCCCTTGTGGCTAGGTCCTTATCCATGTCTGTCATAGGTTGCTCCTCTCAAGAGgcaaagagaggcagaggagagccAGCACTGTtggagttagaggaggagggtgaTCCGTCCTTCAGAGTATTAAACCCCGGAGGCATTCATCCCATTGTTCAGTTTGGGAAGCAAGGTTCCGGTCGGGCTGATCTTACCCTGCCAAGTGGTATCCATGCCACACCACAGGGACAGCTGTTTATAGTGGACTGTGGCAATGCACGCGTTCAGGTAGGTGTTATGTTAAATGTCTttaacatgtacagtatgagtaaaatacaaaaaataagtTGTCAATTAAGTTTGAATTTTGAAACAGGTGACTGACCCTCGGGGAAATGTCCTCCAACAAGTGACCTCCTCATCTGCTGACGGCTCTGCGAGACGATGTCGGAACTACTTTGACATTGCTGTCAATGCTAAGGGTCTGATTGCCCTAAGCTGTGCTGCAGAAAGAGCCCTGCTCGTGTTCAGCCGGCATGGCCGCCTGCTCCAGACCTACGGAGGATCAGGCTTGAGCTCTGCAAAAGATGAATTAGAAGCTCCCCGGGGCGTGACTGTGACCAGGCTGGATGAGTTCTTGGTAGCAGATATCCGGAAAGGTACCCTTATTGCTCTAAAGCTTGACCCTAAGACAGGCTCCCGTCTTGAACGCACAGTGGTGACCGGATTCCACCGGCCCTATTTAGTGGCGGCTTGTTTGAGCTCAGGCATGATAGCTGTGTCTGAAAGGGGCAATGAAACAGGCCGTGTGCCTTGCATTAAAGTGCTGGAGCCAGGCTGGAACACAGTGAGGGTTCTGGGCGTATGTGCGGGTATGGGACCGGTCCTGGCTTGTCCGTGGGGAATATGCATAGATAAAGATGGTAATGTACTGGTAGCAGACTGGGGCGAGCAGCACAGGGTCCTGTTATACACAGCACATGGAGTGGGTTGGCCTATAATAAATGAGGGTTTGAGTAGTCCACGTGGCTTGACCCTCCTACCTGGGGGCCAACTGGCTGTGTCAGACAGCATGCATCATTGCATTAAGATATACCAGTACAAAGCGCCCCAGGACTAGAAAGAGTGGTGTGACATTTAAAGAGGTACAATGCTTATAAACAACCAACCTGAGCATGACTGTGCAGGTCATTTCCACATATTCTGGCATTGTCCTGTTATCTCTATTTACTGGATGGACGTTATGCCAACAATCAGATCCATCATTAGAACATAGATTCATTTTACTTTCAATGTTATATATTTAGGAAATTTACCAGGGGGCTAAAGAAAGGGGAGAGATACTTATTGCAGATATTACTGACTGGTGGTAAAAAAAGCTATGactaaaaaatgtctgaataaaGAACCTCCAACAATCATCAAATGGCAAAAGGAAT
This window harbors:
- the LOC125017834 gene encoding uncharacterized protein LOC125017834, which codes for MMFARSPSGSNPTSPIPVHSPSPDCHSDGLSAALLPQSPPCWVTQAQRDLAQAEAELCRLQERHATETESVKRGVERAILGARREERRLLERVEQDHRDTQQRLEQVQRENMAAARVSQSLLDQRIRKLAQLQQRIQNLGGSVLSESGPNQNPLHKEVVEFLQPWEVSVSLKKVNFKPSSQPNAVAFGDIRVQEQSLCLNAGGCGPKGQPCALHSQEIQCEDTNHQGSGSEMGQGWTSPTGRVLRKISLSNRSELESEEEQRLSSAKISRWLPKCEQSDWESFQDDEMDSFQPQGEDVFLAVPTVLKNIDNEEKDLVYSMNGNGKQYSPRNQRKLLPAASNRKPSPSPERRREHLKLSHCFSLDSQDGDKGKVSQDSNSRQFRYGSGGLTSPRMNPRDSVASQSCLDLTCRGRPHSCLSQSSDEHSLGTLGDSGRAPSPTDSLDSSYTFIVSPSHDQKVTKSPLNSCRLSKSAVDLTPKTRPLISGVWRVKRSDLNSTSSSTPASPVLSRGPRVSDMGQTLLYPAYRSHQPQKKVAEAGSKQPLVARSLSMSVIGCSSQEAKRGRGEPALLELEEEGDPSFRVLNPGGIHPIVQFGKQGSGRADLTLPSGIHATPQGQLFIVDCGNARVQVTDPRGNVLQQVTSSSADGSARRCRNYFDIAVNAKGLIALSCAAERALLVFSRHGRLLQTYGGSGLSSAKDELEAPRGVTVTRLDEFLVADIRKGTLIALKLDPKTGSRLERTVVTGFHRPYLVAACLSSGMIAVSERGNETGRVPCIKVLEPGWNTVRVLGVCAGMGPVLACPWGICIDKDGNVLVADWGEQHRVLLYTAHGVGWPIINEGLSSPRGLTLLPGGQLAVSDSMHHCIKIYQYKAPQD